One segment of Eretmochelys imbricata isolate rEreImb1 chromosome 5, rEreImb1.hap1, whole genome shotgun sequence DNA contains the following:
- the HAUS6 gene encoding HAUS augmin-like complex subunit 6 isoform X2, whose protein sequence is MSVWEKEHLWHCLLALGFEPGAGAAAAAGKLSTHLSLGVNMFDKPNKDAFHVVARFLFTKLDHSRSVEVFRFCCPPADKKGDAEFRKQCCEWLKKISDECGNSFPPVVASLFLSPGGPKFIHLMYHFARYVIVQHMKKDCEDTNVHFPEAVNSRPHDSYKAAARYRVACIRFLQSIQREDFVIREYQRKAQLLTKQIRDARSECAELHKLLQKMEQNNQKQSNKAERVQKVRSRWASVMETLTFLEKEKEVVDSVVDGHVDQYALDGTNVTINIPRLLLEKIENQMYNLHIGNIYEAGKLNLLTVIQLLNEALKILRHERQQVDHEALKLDLQYIEGKTKFQNKILLGLKSMRHKLKREDHVSIVESIAEKQKDWDMKWENFLGQSPFSLIKDQNPVLDLLPAMSPLSFDPATEEAYKSSVFCKYPASIPDTPKKDCQANDDKREDAALESIMDTTSTGRMLSRLQSATQSFLTAEPSSMVLEKDVHTTTPKRKERSVSQKILKYAVHKPRPIEAWKNEDTHVLQSPSAIKREDPVKKAQEQLAEEVADVVVSESTQGGGGKGMELDDLIGSLASNPFLTRKQIPRTPENLITEIRSSWRKAIQAENPSDTELVQTKMVTKEAPLDLESAICSRIDTSMACFMSSSHMSDLNVSNLLEGKSSLSWMTPAPKKQLAVSHISESPTQIPATRMPDNERSWELGSKHTVSSKSLSEDPEESVFPAVDKSMNPLDNSAEEYIKTDALSPYLCQNSSMHTTLSWDASQMVSGTSSDSHEVIQFGILHETLPEELGNISLNSSKSLETDDEVEGNSGDSKSLANIVKNDWAAQECKLDLQSIRNRYEALKKTVFGNEADSFQSPSRKQFLRCGSEINLTPGCTETKEVFSPVGKLYALDAECIKTPSRMCLFERRHTLSPLIAFSPVQAQKKPRDFLHSLKEENLKEKLDAKESSSDIKTRKDEAVSHLIEL, encoded by the exons ATGAGCGTCTGGGAGAAGGAGCATCTCTGGCACTGCCTGCTGGCGCTGGGCTTCGAGCCGGGAgcgggagccgccgccgccgccgggaaGCTCAGCACCCACCTCAGCCTGGGAGT GAACATGTTTGACAAGCCGAACAAGGATGCTTTTCATGTGGTTGCGCGCTTCTTGTTTACTAAACTGGATCATTCACGCTCAGTAGAGGTTTTCCG ATTTTGTTGCCCTCCAGCGGATAAAAAGGGAGATGCTGAATTCAGGAAGCAGTGCTGCGAATGGctaaaaaaaatttca GATGAATGTGGAAACAGCTTTCCCCCTGTTGTAGCTTCACTATTTCTGTCTCCTGGTGGTCCTAAATTTATTCATCTAATGTACCACTTTGCAAGATATGTAATAGTACAACATATGAAAAAAGATTGTGAAG ACACCAATGTACATTTTCCGGAAGCCGTGAATTCAAGGCCTCATGACTCATATAAGGCAGCAGCAAGATACAGGGTGGCATGTATTAGATTTTTACAGTCTATACAAAGGGAAGATTTTGTAATTCGAGAGTATCAAAGAAAAGCACA ATTATTGACTAAACAAATAAGAGATGCAAGATCTGAATGTGCAGAGCTGCACAAACTGCTTCAAAA AATGGAGCAAAATAACCAAAAGCAAAGTAACAAAGCAGAGAGAGTTCAAAAG GTTCGCTCCAGGTGGGCATCTGTAATGGAAACCCTTACATTcttggaaaaggaaaaagaagttgTAGATTCTGTTGTTGATGGTCACGTGGACCAGTATGCTTTAGATGGAACTAATGTCACTATCAACATTCCAAGGCTGCTGCttgaaaaaattgaaaatcaaatgtacaac TTGCATATAGGGAATATATATGAAGCTGGAAAACTCAATCTGTTAACAGTCATTCAGTTATTAAATGAAGCACTGAAGATTTTAAGACATGAACGTCAACAAGTTGACCATGAGGCACTAAAATTAGATCTTCAGTACATTGAAGGGAAGACCAAATTTCAGAATAAAATTTTATTGGGTCTGAAGTCCATGAG gCACAAACTGAAGCGAGAGGATCACGTGTCGATAGTGGAATCAattgctgaaaaacaaaaagattgGGATATGAAGTGGGAAAACTTCCTTGGGCAGTCTCCCTTTAGTTTAATTAAAGATCAGAATCCA gtaCTTGATTTGTTACCAGCTATGTCTCCTCTTTCTTTTGATCCTGCAACAGAAGAGGCTTATAAAAGCAGTGTCTTCTGTAAATATCCAGCATCAATTCCAG ATACGCCAAAAAAGGATTGTCAAGCAAATGACGATAAGAGAGAGGATGCAGCATTGGAAAGTATCATGGACACAACATCTACGGGAAG GATGCTCTCACGCTTGCAgtcagctacacagagctttctCACAGCTGAACCCAGCAGTATGGTACTTGAAAAG GATGTACATACTACAACTCCCAAAAGGAAAGAACGGTCGGTTTCtcaaaaaatcttaaaatatgCAGTTCACAAACCTAGACCAATAGAAGCTTGGAAGAACGAAGACACTCATGTACTCCAATCACCAAGTGCAATTAAAAGAGAAGATCCTGTTAAGAAAGCACAAGAGCAACTGGCAGAAGAG GTTGCAGATGTAGTGGTATCAGAATCGACTCAGGGCGGTGGTGGAAAAGGAATGGAGTTAGATGACCTAATTGGCTCATTGGCTTCTAACCCTTTCTTAACAAGGAAACAGATCCCACGAACTCCAGAAAATCTGA TTACTGAAATTAGAAGCTCATGGAGAAAAGCTATTCAAGCTGAAAATCCTTCAGATACAGAGTTGGTTCAGACTAAAATGGTGACAAAAGAAGCTCCACTGGATCTAGAGTCTGCAATTTGTAGCCGAATAGATACTAGTATGGCCTGCTTTATGTCTTCATCTCACATGTCTGACCTTAATGTTTCTAACTTATTAGAAGGGAAATCTTCATTAAGTTGGATGACACCTGCACCTAAAAAGCAGTTGGCGGTTAGCCACATCAGTGAATCGCCAACACAGATACCAGCTACAAGAATGCCAGATAACGAAAGATCTTGGGAGCTTGGATCAAAACATACTGTTTCAAGTAAAAGTCTCTCAGAAGATCCAGAAGAATCTGTCTTTCCAGCTGTAGATAAGAGCATGAATCCTCTGGATAATAGTGCAGAGGAATATATTAAAACAGATGCTCTATCACCTTATCTTTGTCAGAATTCTTCAATGCATACAACTCTGTCGTGGGATGCTTCTCAAATGGTAAGTGGTACTAGTTCTGACAGTCATGAAGTTATCCAGTTTGGAATACTACATGAGACTCTTCCAGAGGAACTTGGCAACATAAGTCTTAATAGCTCTAAAAGTTTAGAGACTGATGATGAAGTCGAAGGTAATTCAGGGGATAGCAAGTCCTTAGCAAACATAGTGAAAAATGATTGGGCTGCTCAAGAATGCAAACTGGATTTACAGTCTATTCGCAACAGGTATGAAGCACTGAAAAAGACCGTTTTTGGAAATGAGGCAGATTCGTTTCAGTCACCTTCTAGAAAACAATTTCTGAGGTGTGGATCTGAGATAAACCTTACTCCAGGATGCACAGAAACAAAAGAAGTATTTAGTCCTGTAGGAAAACTCTATGCATTGGATGCAGAGTGTATCAAGACACCTTCACGCATGTGTCTTTTTGAAAGAAGGCATACTCTTTCTCCACTGATTGCATTTTCTCCAGTTCAAGCACAAAAGAAACCTAGAGACTTCCTGCATAGCTTGAAGG AAGAGAATTTGAAGGAGAAGCTGGATGCAAAAGAATCCTCATCAGATATAAAGACACGTAAAGATGAAGCAGTTTCACACTTAATAGAATTATGA
- the HAUS6 gene encoding HAUS augmin-like complex subunit 6 isoform X1, translated as MSVWEKEHLWHCLLALGFEPGAGAAAAAGKLSTHLSLGVNMFDKPNKDAFHVVARFLFTKLDHSRSVEVFRFCCPPADKKGDAEFRKQCCEWLKKISDECGNSFPPVVASLFLSPGGPKFIHLMYHFARYVIVQHMKKDCEDTNVHFPEAVNSRPHDSYKAAARYRVACIRFLQSIQREDFVIREYQRKAQLLTKQIRDARSECAELHKLLQKMEQNNQKQSNKAERVQKVRSRWASVMETLTFLEKEKEVVDSVVDGHVDQYALDGTNVTINIPRLLLEKIENQMYNLHIGNIYEAGKLNLLTVIQLLNEALKILRHERQQVDHEALKLDLQYIEGKTKFQNKILLGLKSMRHKLKREDHVSIVESIAEKQKDWDMKWENFLGQSPFSLIKDQNPVLDLLPAMSPLSFDPATEEAYKSSVFCKYPASIPDTPKKDCQANDDKREDAALESIMDTTSTGRMLSRLQSATQSFLTAEPSSMVLEKDVHTTTPKRKERSVSQKILKYAVHKPRPIEAWKNEDTHVLQSPSAIKREDPVKKAQEQLAEEVADVVVSESTQGGGGKGMELDDLIGSLASNPFLTRKQIPRTPENLITEIRSSWRKAIQAENPSDTELVQTKMVTKEAPLDLESAICSRIDTSMACFMSSSHMSDLNVSNLLEGKSSLSWMTPAPKKQLAVSHISESPTQIPATRMPDNERSWELGSKHTVSSKSLSEDPEESVFPAVDKSMNPLDNSAEEYIKTDALSPYLCQNSSMHTTLSWDASQMVSGTSSDSHEVIQFGILHETLPEELGNISLNSSKSLETDDEVEGNSGDSKSLANIVKNDWAAQECKLDLQSIRNRYEALKKTVFGNEADSFQSPSRKQFLRCGSEINLTPGCTETKEVFSPVGKLYALDAECIKTPSRMCLFERRHTLSPLIAFSPVQAQKKPRDFLHSLKEEENLKEKLDAKESSSDIKTRKDEAVSHLIEL; from the exons ATGAGCGTCTGGGAGAAGGAGCATCTCTGGCACTGCCTGCTGGCGCTGGGCTTCGAGCCGGGAgcgggagccgccgccgccgccgggaaGCTCAGCACCCACCTCAGCCTGGGAGT GAACATGTTTGACAAGCCGAACAAGGATGCTTTTCATGTGGTTGCGCGCTTCTTGTTTACTAAACTGGATCATTCACGCTCAGTAGAGGTTTTCCG ATTTTGTTGCCCTCCAGCGGATAAAAAGGGAGATGCTGAATTCAGGAAGCAGTGCTGCGAATGGctaaaaaaaatttca GATGAATGTGGAAACAGCTTTCCCCCTGTTGTAGCTTCACTATTTCTGTCTCCTGGTGGTCCTAAATTTATTCATCTAATGTACCACTTTGCAAGATATGTAATAGTACAACATATGAAAAAAGATTGTGAAG ACACCAATGTACATTTTCCGGAAGCCGTGAATTCAAGGCCTCATGACTCATATAAGGCAGCAGCAAGATACAGGGTGGCATGTATTAGATTTTTACAGTCTATACAAAGGGAAGATTTTGTAATTCGAGAGTATCAAAGAAAAGCACA ATTATTGACTAAACAAATAAGAGATGCAAGATCTGAATGTGCAGAGCTGCACAAACTGCTTCAAAA AATGGAGCAAAATAACCAAAAGCAAAGTAACAAAGCAGAGAGAGTTCAAAAG GTTCGCTCCAGGTGGGCATCTGTAATGGAAACCCTTACATTcttggaaaaggaaaaagaagttgTAGATTCTGTTGTTGATGGTCACGTGGACCAGTATGCTTTAGATGGAACTAATGTCACTATCAACATTCCAAGGCTGCTGCttgaaaaaattgaaaatcaaatgtacaac TTGCATATAGGGAATATATATGAAGCTGGAAAACTCAATCTGTTAACAGTCATTCAGTTATTAAATGAAGCACTGAAGATTTTAAGACATGAACGTCAACAAGTTGACCATGAGGCACTAAAATTAGATCTTCAGTACATTGAAGGGAAGACCAAATTTCAGAATAAAATTTTATTGGGTCTGAAGTCCATGAG gCACAAACTGAAGCGAGAGGATCACGTGTCGATAGTGGAATCAattgctgaaaaacaaaaagattgGGATATGAAGTGGGAAAACTTCCTTGGGCAGTCTCCCTTTAGTTTAATTAAAGATCAGAATCCA gtaCTTGATTTGTTACCAGCTATGTCTCCTCTTTCTTTTGATCCTGCAACAGAAGAGGCTTATAAAAGCAGTGTCTTCTGTAAATATCCAGCATCAATTCCAG ATACGCCAAAAAAGGATTGTCAAGCAAATGACGATAAGAGAGAGGATGCAGCATTGGAAAGTATCATGGACACAACATCTACGGGAAG GATGCTCTCACGCTTGCAgtcagctacacagagctttctCACAGCTGAACCCAGCAGTATGGTACTTGAAAAG GATGTACATACTACAACTCCCAAAAGGAAAGAACGGTCGGTTTCtcaaaaaatcttaaaatatgCAGTTCACAAACCTAGACCAATAGAAGCTTGGAAGAACGAAGACACTCATGTACTCCAATCACCAAGTGCAATTAAAAGAGAAGATCCTGTTAAGAAAGCACAAGAGCAACTGGCAGAAGAG GTTGCAGATGTAGTGGTATCAGAATCGACTCAGGGCGGTGGTGGAAAAGGAATGGAGTTAGATGACCTAATTGGCTCATTGGCTTCTAACCCTTTCTTAACAAGGAAACAGATCCCACGAACTCCAGAAAATCTGA TTACTGAAATTAGAAGCTCATGGAGAAAAGCTATTCAAGCTGAAAATCCTTCAGATACAGAGTTGGTTCAGACTAAAATGGTGACAAAAGAAGCTCCACTGGATCTAGAGTCTGCAATTTGTAGCCGAATAGATACTAGTATGGCCTGCTTTATGTCTTCATCTCACATGTCTGACCTTAATGTTTCTAACTTATTAGAAGGGAAATCTTCATTAAGTTGGATGACACCTGCACCTAAAAAGCAGTTGGCGGTTAGCCACATCAGTGAATCGCCAACACAGATACCAGCTACAAGAATGCCAGATAACGAAAGATCTTGGGAGCTTGGATCAAAACATACTGTTTCAAGTAAAAGTCTCTCAGAAGATCCAGAAGAATCTGTCTTTCCAGCTGTAGATAAGAGCATGAATCCTCTGGATAATAGTGCAGAGGAATATATTAAAACAGATGCTCTATCACCTTATCTTTGTCAGAATTCTTCAATGCATACAACTCTGTCGTGGGATGCTTCTCAAATGGTAAGTGGTACTAGTTCTGACAGTCATGAAGTTATCCAGTTTGGAATACTACATGAGACTCTTCCAGAGGAACTTGGCAACATAAGTCTTAATAGCTCTAAAAGTTTAGAGACTGATGATGAAGTCGAAGGTAATTCAGGGGATAGCAAGTCCTTAGCAAACATAGTGAAAAATGATTGGGCTGCTCAAGAATGCAAACTGGATTTACAGTCTATTCGCAACAGGTATGAAGCACTGAAAAAGACCGTTTTTGGAAATGAGGCAGATTCGTTTCAGTCACCTTCTAGAAAACAATTTCTGAGGTGTGGATCTGAGATAAACCTTACTCCAGGATGCACAGAAACAAAAGAAGTATTTAGTCCTGTAGGAAAACTCTATGCATTGGATGCAGAGTGTATCAAGACACCTTCACGCATGTGTCTTTTTGAAAGAAGGCATACTCTTTCTCCACTGATTGCATTTTCTCCAGTTCAAGCACAAAAGAAACCTAGAGACTTCCTGCATAGCTTGAAGG AAGAAGAGAATTTGAAGGAGAAGCTGGATGCAAAAGAATCCTCATCAGATATAAAGACACGTAAAGATGAAGCAGTTTCACACTTAATAGAATTATGA
- the HAUS6 gene encoding HAUS augmin-like complex subunit 6 isoform X3 yields MCMSMETKLLTSLLQLVLRQDTNVHFPEAVNSRPHDSYKAAARYRVACIRFLQSIQREDFVIREYQRKAQLLTKQIRDARSECAELHKLLQKMEQNNQKQSNKAERVQKVRSRWASVMETLTFLEKEKEVVDSVVDGHVDQYALDGTNVTINIPRLLLEKIENQMYNLHIGNIYEAGKLNLLTVIQLLNEALKILRHERQQVDHEALKLDLQYIEGKTKFQNKILLGLKSMRHKLKREDHVSIVESIAEKQKDWDMKWENFLGQSPFSLIKDQNPVLDLLPAMSPLSFDPATEEAYKSSVFCKYPASIPDTPKKDCQANDDKREDAALESIMDTTSTGRMLSRLQSATQSFLTAEPSSMVLEKDVHTTTPKRKERSVSQKILKYAVHKPRPIEAWKNEDTHVLQSPSAIKREDPVKKAQEQLAEEVADVVVSESTQGGGGKGMELDDLIGSLASNPFLTRKQIPRTPENLITEIRSSWRKAIQAENPSDTELVQTKMVTKEAPLDLESAICSRIDTSMACFMSSSHMSDLNVSNLLEGKSSLSWMTPAPKKQLAVSHISESPTQIPATRMPDNERSWELGSKHTVSSKSLSEDPEESVFPAVDKSMNPLDNSAEEYIKTDALSPYLCQNSSMHTTLSWDASQMVSGTSSDSHEVIQFGILHETLPEELGNISLNSSKSLETDDEVEGNSGDSKSLANIVKNDWAAQECKLDLQSIRNRYEALKKTVFGNEADSFQSPSRKQFLRCGSEINLTPGCTETKEVFSPVGKLYALDAECIKTPSRMCLFERRHTLSPLIAFSPVQAQKKPRDFLHSLKEEENLKEKLDAKESSSDIKTRKDEAVSHLIEL; encoded by the exons ATGTGCATGAGCATGGAGACTAAACTACTCACTTCACTCTTGCAGCTTGTGCTTAGACAAG ACACCAATGTACATTTTCCGGAAGCCGTGAATTCAAGGCCTCATGACTCATATAAGGCAGCAGCAAGATACAGGGTGGCATGTATTAGATTTTTACAGTCTATACAAAGGGAAGATTTTGTAATTCGAGAGTATCAAAGAAAAGCACA ATTATTGACTAAACAAATAAGAGATGCAAGATCTGAATGTGCAGAGCTGCACAAACTGCTTCAAAA AATGGAGCAAAATAACCAAAAGCAAAGTAACAAAGCAGAGAGAGTTCAAAAG GTTCGCTCCAGGTGGGCATCTGTAATGGAAACCCTTACATTcttggaaaaggaaaaagaagttgTAGATTCTGTTGTTGATGGTCACGTGGACCAGTATGCTTTAGATGGAACTAATGTCACTATCAACATTCCAAGGCTGCTGCttgaaaaaattgaaaatcaaatgtacaac TTGCATATAGGGAATATATATGAAGCTGGAAAACTCAATCTGTTAACAGTCATTCAGTTATTAAATGAAGCACTGAAGATTTTAAGACATGAACGTCAACAAGTTGACCATGAGGCACTAAAATTAGATCTTCAGTACATTGAAGGGAAGACCAAATTTCAGAATAAAATTTTATTGGGTCTGAAGTCCATGAG gCACAAACTGAAGCGAGAGGATCACGTGTCGATAGTGGAATCAattgctgaaaaacaaaaagattgGGATATGAAGTGGGAAAACTTCCTTGGGCAGTCTCCCTTTAGTTTAATTAAAGATCAGAATCCA gtaCTTGATTTGTTACCAGCTATGTCTCCTCTTTCTTTTGATCCTGCAACAGAAGAGGCTTATAAAAGCAGTGTCTTCTGTAAATATCCAGCATCAATTCCAG ATACGCCAAAAAAGGATTGTCAAGCAAATGACGATAAGAGAGAGGATGCAGCATTGGAAAGTATCATGGACACAACATCTACGGGAAG GATGCTCTCACGCTTGCAgtcagctacacagagctttctCACAGCTGAACCCAGCAGTATGGTACTTGAAAAG GATGTACATACTACAACTCCCAAAAGGAAAGAACGGTCGGTTTCtcaaaaaatcttaaaatatgCAGTTCACAAACCTAGACCAATAGAAGCTTGGAAGAACGAAGACACTCATGTACTCCAATCACCAAGTGCAATTAAAAGAGAAGATCCTGTTAAGAAAGCACAAGAGCAACTGGCAGAAGAG GTTGCAGATGTAGTGGTATCAGAATCGACTCAGGGCGGTGGTGGAAAAGGAATGGAGTTAGATGACCTAATTGGCTCATTGGCTTCTAACCCTTTCTTAACAAGGAAACAGATCCCACGAACTCCAGAAAATCTGA TTACTGAAATTAGAAGCTCATGGAGAAAAGCTATTCAAGCTGAAAATCCTTCAGATACAGAGTTGGTTCAGACTAAAATGGTGACAAAAGAAGCTCCACTGGATCTAGAGTCTGCAATTTGTAGCCGAATAGATACTAGTATGGCCTGCTTTATGTCTTCATCTCACATGTCTGACCTTAATGTTTCTAACTTATTAGAAGGGAAATCTTCATTAAGTTGGATGACACCTGCACCTAAAAAGCAGTTGGCGGTTAGCCACATCAGTGAATCGCCAACACAGATACCAGCTACAAGAATGCCAGATAACGAAAGATCTTGGGAGCTTGGATCAAAACATACTGTTTCAAGTAAAAGTCTCTCAGAAGATCCAGAAGAATCTGTCTTTCCAGCTGTAGATAAGAGCATGAATCCTCTGGATAATAGTGCAGAGGAATATATTAAAACAGATGCTCTATCACCTTATCTTTGTCAGAATTCTTCAATGCATACAACTCTGTCGTGGGATGCTTCTCAAATGGTAAGTGGTACTAGTTCTGACAGTCATGAAGTTATCCAGTTTGGAATACTACATGAGACTCTTCCAGAGGAACTTGGCAACATAAGTCTTAATAGCTCTAAAAGTTTAGAGACTGATGATGAAGTCGAAGGTAATTCAGGGGATAGCAAGTCCTTAGCAAACATAGTGAAAAATGATTGGGCTGCTCAAGAATGCAAACTGGATTTACAGTCTATTCGCAACAGGTATGAAGCACTGAAAAAGACCGTTTTTGGAAATGAGGCAGATTCGTTTCAGTCACCTTCTAGAAAACAATTTCTGAGGTGTGGATCTGAGATAAACCTTACTCCAGGATGCACAGAAACAAAAGAAGTATTTAGTCCTGTAGGAAAACTCTATGCATTGGATGCAGAGTGTATCAAGACACCTTCACGCATGTGTCTTTTTGAAAGAAGGCATACTCTTTCTCCACTGATTGCATTTTCTCCAGTTCAAGCACAAAAGAAACCTAGAGACTTCCTGCATAGCTTGAAGG AAGAAGAGAATTTGAAGGAGAAGCTGGATGCAAAAGAATCCTCATCAGATATAAAGACACGTAAAGATGAAGCAGTTTCACACTTAATAGAATTATGA